A window from Aeromonas rivipollensis encodes these proteins:
- a CDS encoding NAD-dependent malic enzyme: protein MFEDNNQKRPLYIPYAGPALLETPLLNKGSAFTSEERSSFNLEGLLPQNIETIEEQAERAYRQFMAFGNDMDKHIYLRNIQDTNETLFYRLLNNHLTEMLPVIYTPTVGKACEEFSNIYRRARGLFISYPDKDRIDDMLQNATKQNVKVIVVTDGERILGLGDQGIGGMGIPIGKLSLYTACGGISPAYCLPVVLDVGTNNQQLLNDPFYMGWRHPRISGEEYDEFVDAFIQAVKRRWPEILLQFEDFAQGNATPLLNRYKDELCCFNDDIQGTAAVTLGSLIAACKASGAKLSEKRVAFLGAGSAGCGIAEQIVAQMKAEGLNDAEARGRVFMVDRFGLITDKIPNQLDFQRKLSQPLERIKEWPVGDNISLLEVMEHGRPDILIGVSGQPGLFTEEVVKTMHKHCSRPIIFPLSNPTSRVEATPADLIRWTDGQVLVATGSPFAPVEYKGKRYVIAQCNNSFIFPGIGLGVIASGATRVTDAMLMSASRALAECSSLVKGEEGSLLPDLADIHRVSRYIAKMVAKTAMLQGKAVQTPDDVIDQAIEANFWRPEYRRYRRTSF, encoded by the coding sequence ATGTTTGAAGATAATAATCAGAAACGTCCCCTCTACATTCCCTACGCCGGCCCGGCCCTGCTGGAGACCCCGCTGCTCAACAAGGGCAGTGCCTTCACCAGCGAGGAGCGCAGCAGCTTCAATCTGGAAGGCCTGCTGCCCCAGAACATAGAGACCATAGAAGAGCAGGCCGAGCGCGCCTATCGCCAGTTCATGGCGTTTGGCAACGACATGGACAAGCACATCTATCTGCGCAACATCCAGGACACCAACGAAACCTTGTTCTATCGCCTGCTGAACAACCACCTGACCGAGATGCTGCCGGTCATCTACACCCCGACCGTGGGCAAGGCGTGCGAGGAGTTCTCCAACATCTACCGTCGTGCCCGCGGCCTCTTCATCTCCTATCCGGACAAGGACAGGATCGATGACATGCTGCAAAACGCCACCAAGCAGAACGTCAAGGTGATAGTGGTCACCGACGGCGAGCGGATCCTGGGGCTGGGGGATCAGGGCATCGGCGGCATGGGCATTCCCATCGGCAAGCTCTCCCTCTACACCGCCTGCGGCGGCATCTCGCCAGCCTACTGCCTGCCGGTGGTGCTGGACGTGGGCACCAACAACCAGCAGCTGCTCAACGATCCCTTCTACATGGGCTGGCGCCATCCGCGCATCTCCGGGGAGGAGTACGACGAGTTCGTCGATGCCTTCATCCAGGCAGTCAAGCGCCGCTGGCCCGAGATCCTGCTGCAGTTCGAAGACTTCGCCCAGGGCAATGCCACCCCGCTGCTCAACCGCTACAAGGACGAGCTGTGCTGCTTCAACGATGACATCCAGGGCACAGCAGCCGTGACCCTGGGCAGCCTGATCGCCGCCTGCAAGGCCTCCGGGGCCAAGCTCTCCGAGAAGCGGGTCGCCTTCCTCGGCGCGGGCAGCGCCGGTTGCGGCATCGCCGAGCAGATAGTGGCGCAGATGAAGGCCGAAGGACTGAATGATGCCGAAGCTCGCGGCCGGGTCTTCATGGTGGACAGGTTCGGCCTCATCACCGACAAGATCCCCAACCAGCTCGACTTCCAGCGCAAGCTCTCCCAGCCGCTGGAGCGGATCAAGGAGTGGCCGGTGGGGGACAACATCTCCCTCCTGGAGGTGATGGAGCACGGTCGTCCGGACATCCTGATCGGGGTCTCCGGCCAGCCTGGCCTCTTCACCGAAGAGGTGGTCAAGACCATGCACAAGCACTGCAGTCGCCCCATCATATTCCCGCTCTCCAACCCCACCTCCCGGGTGGAGGCGACGCCGGCGGATCTCATCCGCTGGACCGACGGCCAGGTGCTGGTGGCCACCGGCAGCCCGTTCGCGCCGGTGGAGTACAAGGGCAAGCGCTACGTCATCGCCCAGTGCAACAACTCCTTCATCTTCCCGGGCATCGGCCTCGGCGTCATCGCCTCCGGCGCCACCCGGGTGACCGACGCCATGCTGATGTCGGCCAGCCGGGCACTGGCTGAGTGCTCCTCCCTGGTGAAGGGAGAGGAGGGCTCCTTGCTGCCGGATCTGGCGGATATCCATCGGGTGTCCCGCTACATCGCCAAGATGGTGGCCAAGACCGCCATGCTGCAGGGCAAGGCGGTGCAGACCCCCGATGATGTGATAGACCAGGCCATAGAAGCGAACTTCTGGCGGCCGGAATACCGCCGCTATCGTCGCACTTCGTTCTGA
- a CDS encoding OmpA family protein, with product MNIRLKPVWIALALATSGAQAAPAHDWYIGAGGGWAIAHDINDFSQDVDKDATAIDAFVGYNFTENLGAELGYLSTGDWDIASNDFNSQGATLSVIGRLPLGDIFSVFAEGGGYLYHVDSVNGGDDNLAPLAGLGLTARLTDWVDIQARYRYLVRVGDDPDNDKLGSGTQRWVSDISTATLELVLHPNRTVAAVPVAAPLVVTPPPPEPVDQTFNLSSDVLFAFGKAELKPEGMAALEDLYQQIVDIKPKDGNAVVMGYTDRIGSDANNQALSEARASTVANFLIGKGLPADKVSIQGNGESNPVTGTQCDDVKARAALIDCLAPDRRVEIRVTGVQAAAPAATEPAAEQPAQ from the coding sequence ATGAACATAAGACTGAAACCCGTGTGGATTGCATTGGCATTGGCGACGAGTGGCGCCCAGGCTGCGCCTGCTCACGACTGGTATATAGGGGCTGGGGGAGGCTGGGCCATTGCCCACGACATCAATGATTTCAGCCAGGATGTCGACAAGGACGCCACAGCCATCGACGCCTTTGTCGGCTACAACTTCACCGAGAACCTGGGCGCCGAACTCGGCTATCTGTCGACCGGTGACTGGGACATCGCCAGCAACGACTTCAACAGTCAGGGGGCCACCCTGTCGGTGATAGGCCGACTGCCCCTTGGCGACATCTTCTCGGTGTTCGCCGAAGGTGGCGGCTATCTCTACCACGTCGACTCCGTCAACGGTGGCGATGACAACCTGGCCCCGCTGGCGGGTCTGGGGCTGACCGCCAGGCTCACCGACTGGGTCGATATCCAGGCGCGCTACCGCTACCTGGTGCGGGTCGGGGACGATCCTGACAACGACAAGCTGGGCAGCGGCACCCAGCGCTGGGTCAGCGACATCAGTACCGCGACCTTAGAGCTGGTACTGCACCCCAACCGCACCGTGGCCGCAGTGCCGGTGGCCGCCCCCCTGGTGGTGACCCCGCCGCCCCCCGAGCCGGTGGATCAGACCTTCAACCTGAGTTCGGACGTGCTATTTGCCTTTGGCAAGGCCGAGCTCAAGCCGGAAGGCATGGCCGCCCTGGAAGACCTCTACCAGCAGATAGTCGACATCAAGCCCAAGGATGGCAACGCCGTGGTGATGGGCTATACCGACCGCATCGGCTCGGATGCCAACAATCAGGCATTGTCCGAGGCCCGTGCCAGCACGGTCGCCAACTTCCTCATCGGCAAGGGCCTGCCCGCCGACAAGGTGAGCATCCAGGGCAATGGCGAGAGCAATCCGGTCACCGGCACCCAGTGCGATGACGTCAAGGCGAGAGCCGCCCTCATCGACTGCCTGGCCCCGGATCGCCGGGTCGAGATCCGGGTGACCGGCGTGCAGGCCGCCGCACCAGCGGCCACCGAGCCCGCTGCCGAGCAACCGGCACAATAA
- the ompA gene encoding porin OmpA → MKMKMAPTLIALAIAAMGTSTAQAADDWYTGMGAGWAYGHDLDSFGLDADKDATAISLFGGYNFNDYYAAELGYLYAGKGGVDGVDFKTQGATLSALGRLPLGDIFSVFAEGGAYFNHVNGNGESDNGTSPLAGLGLTAKVSDLLDLQARYRYIWDLGDEQKTWKTDMSVATLELVMHPNRKAYVAPVAAPAPEPVPEPVMVDKNFSLSSDVLFAFGKSTLKPEGTAALNTLYQQIVDVQPKDGSAVVVGYTDRIGSDAYNQKLSEARARTVADFLVGKGLPAGKVAIEGRGEANPVTGTQCDGVKGKNQLIACLAPDRRVEVRVTGVQEVQQ, encoded by the coding sequence ATGAAAATGAAAATGGCTCCAACCCTGATTGCTCTGGCTATTGCAGCCATGGGAACCTCCACCGCCCAGGCGGCCGATGACTGGTACACAGGTATGGGTGCAGGTTGGGCCTATGGCCATGACCTGGACTCCTTCGGTCTGGATGCCGACAAGGACGCCACCGCGATCTCCCTGTTCGGCGGTTACAACTTCAACGATTACTACGCGGCCGAGCTCGGTTATCTCTATGCAGGCAAGGGTGGCGTCGATGGCGTCGACTTCAAGACCCAAGGCGCTACCCTGTCCGCCCTTGGTCGTCTGCCGCTGGGTGACATCTTCTCCGTGTTCGCCGAAGGCGGTGCCTACTTCAACCATGTCAACGGCAATGGCGAGAGCGACAACGGCACCTCGCCCCTGGCCGGCCTGGGTCTGACCGCCAAGGTCTCCGATCTGCTCGATCTGCAGGCCCGCTACCGCTACATCTGGGATCTGGGTGACGAGCAGAAGACCTGGAAGACCGACATGAGCGTCGCGACCCTGGAACTGGTGATGCACCCGAACCGCAAAGCCTATGTAGCCCCTGTGGCCGCACCGGCTCCCGAGCCGGTTCCCGAGCCCGTCATGGTCGACAAGAACTTCTCCCTGAGCTCTGACGTGCTGTTTGCCTTCGGCAAATCCACCCTGAAGCCGGAAGGGACTGCCGCCCTCAACACCCTGTATCAGCAGATCGTTGACGTTCAGCCGAAAGATGGCAGCGCCGTGGTAGTCGGTTACACCGACCGTATCGGCTCTGACGCCTACAACCAGAAGCTGTCCGAAGCCCGTGCCCGCACCGTGGCCGACTTCCTGGTCGGCAAGGGTCTGCCGGCTGGCAAGGTGGCCATCGAGGGCCGTGGCGAAGCCAATCCGGTCACCGGCACCCAGTGTGACGGCGTCAAGGGCAAGAACCAGCTGATCGCCTGCCTGGCACCGGATCGCCGCGTCGAAGTGCGTGTCACCGGCGTGCAGGAAGTTCAACAGTAA
- the ompA gene encoding porin OmpA has product MMKMAPSLIAIAMAAMGATAAHAADDIYFGAGVGATHFNGLNKIEGVNAGEEDAAAANAFVGYNFNEYFGSELGYQYTGRGNTDGNRYESQGATLSGIARLPLGNDFSLFGEAGAYWGHTDGMGTSDTKVSPLAGAGVTYKVNDALDLQARYRYMWDVADLHADNVRYKSNQSVATLEAVYHPFRTSYVAPAPAPVVEEAPAPAPQIVEKNFALNSDVLFAFGKDSLKAEGVEALNALYQQIVEFQPKDGNAVVVGYTDRIGSDAYNQKLSEARARTVANFLVSKGMAASKVAIEGRGEANPVTGTKCNGVTAKAQLISCLAPDRRVEVRVSGVQEVQQ; this is encoded by the coding sequence ATGATGAAAATGGCTCCTTCCCTGATCGCCATCGCCATGGCTGCCATGGGTGCAACTGCTGCACACGCCGCTGATGATATCTACTTCGGTGCCGGTGTCGGTGCAACTCACTTCAACGGTCTGAACAAGATCGAAGGCGTGAACGCTGGTGAAGAAGACGCGGCTGCTGCCAATGCCTTCGTCGGTTACAACTTCAACGAGTACTTCGGTTCCGAACTGGGCTACCAGTACACCGGCCGTGGCAACACCGATGGCAACCGTTACGAGAGCCAGGGTGCCACCCTGTCCGGTATCGCTCGTCTGCCGCTGGGCAACGACTTCTCCCTGTTCGGTGAAGCTGGCGCCTACTGGGGCCACACCGACGGTATGGGCACCAGCGATACCAAGGTATCCCCGCTGGCCGGTGCCGGTGTGACCTACAAGGTCAACGACGCGCTGGATCTGCAAGCTCGTTACCGCTACATGTGGGACGTGGCTGACCTGCACGCCGACAACGTACGCTACAAGTCCAACCAGAGCGTTGCGACCCTGGAAGCCGTTTACCACCCGTTCCGTACTTCCTACGTAGCTCCGGCTCCGGCTCCTGTTGTTGAAGAAGCTCCTGCTCCTGCTCCGCAGATCGTTGAGAAGAACTTCGCCCTGAACTCCGACGTGCTGTTTGCCTTTGGCAAAGACAGCCTGAAGGCCGAAGGCGTGGAAGCCCTGAACGCCCTGTACCAGCAGATCGTCGAGTTCCAGCCGAAAGACGGTAACGCCGTTGTTGTTGGTTACACCGACCGTATCGGTTCCGACGCTTACAACCAGAAGCTGTCTGAAGCCCGTGCCCGCACCGTTGCCAACTTCCTGGTCAGCAAGGGTATGGCTGCCAGCAAGGTTGCCATCGAAGGTCGTGGCGAAGCCAACCCGGTTACCGGCACCAAGTGCAACGGCGTAACCGCCAAGGCTCAGCTGATCTCCTGCCTGGCCCCGGATCGTCGCGTAGAAGTGCGCGTATCCGGCGTACAGGAAGTTCAGCAGTAA
- a CDS encoding helix-turn-helix domain-containing protein has translation MNSNIVTVGKKIRQIREAVGLSRPKFADLLGVPPTTLKNYELGYREVGGAFLVALAHHPELHKFTLWLLADKKVAEIGQIGPDDIAKA, from the coding sequence ATGAATTCAAATATCGTAACTGTTGGCAAGAAGATCCGTCAGATCCGCGAAGCGGTTGGCCTGAGCCGTCCCAAGTTTGCCGATCTGCTGGGCGTCCCCCCGACTACCCTGAAGAACTATGAACTGGGTTACCGTGAAGTTGGAGGCGCCTTCCTGGTCGCCCTGGCTCATCACCCGGAGCTGCACAAGTTCACCCTCTGGCTGCTGGCCGACAAGAAAGTCGCCGAAATCGGCCAGATCGGTCCGGACGATATTGCCAAGGCTTGA